The DNA window CAGGGTGGGCCCGCCGCTCCCGCTGGAGACCAGGCCCTGCGGCCCGTCGGAAGTGGCCGTGCTGCTGGCACCGCCAGTCGGAGGCGTCAGGCGCGCCTGGCGCAGGGGGAAGTCCTCGGGCAGCAGCTCGTCCGCCTCCGCGAGCGCGGCGGCCTGCTCCACCAGGTTCTCCAGCTCGCGCACGTTGCCAGGGAAGTCGTAGCCCATCAGGTGCGTCACGGCGGCGGCCGACAAGCGCCGGGGATTGGGGCTGCGGGCGTTGGCGCGCTCCAGGAAGTGCTCGGCGAGCGCGGGCACGTCCTCCAGGCGCTCTCGCAGCGGCGGCACTCGCAGCGTCACCACGTTGAGGCGGTAGTAGAGGTCCTGACGGAAGCGCTTCTCGCGGACCTCCAGCTCGATGTCGCGATTGGTGGCGGCCACGGTGCGCACGTCGACGCGCAGCGCGGTGGACTCACCCACGCGGCGCACCTCGCCCTCCTGGAGGGCTCGCAGCAGCTTGGACTGGAACGTGGGGCTGGTCTCCGTCACCTCGTCGATGAAGAGCGTGCCGCCGTCGGCCTCCTCGAAGAGTCCGCGACGCGTCTTCACCGCGCCCGTGAAGGCGCCCTTGGCGTGGCCGAACAGCTCGCTCTCCAGCAGCGTCTCGCTGATGGCCGCGCAATTGACGGGGACGAAGGAGCGCGACTTGCGCCGGCTGTGCGCATGGAGTGCTCGCGCCACCAGCTCCTTGCCTGTGCCGCTCTCGCCCTGGATGAGCACGGTGGCGTCGCTCTGCGCCACGCGCATCAACCTCGCGGTGAGGTCGCGCATCGCCGCGCTGCGGCCCACGAGCGCGGACAGGCCATGGCGCTGGTTGAAGTCCGTGGCCAGGTTGTCCACGTCGCGCAAGAGGCGCGCTCGCTCCAGGGCGCGCTCCACGCGGTAGCGAAGCTCGCTCTCCTTGAAGGGCTTGGTGACGTAGTCGTAGGCCCCCAGGCGCATGGCCTCCACCGCGCTCTCGATGGAGCCGAACGCCGTCATCATGATGATTTGAAGACGGGGGGCCACCTCCAGCGCGCGCCGGAGCAACGTCAGCCCATCCATGGGCTCCATCTTCAGGTCCGTCAGCAGCAGGTCCATGCTGCCACCGGCGAGGTGGCCCAGGGCCTCGTCACCCGTGCCGGCCTCGAAGACGGTGTAGTTCTCCGCGCGCAGGAGCAGCGCGGTGGTGGCGCGCATGTTGCGCTGGTCATCCACGACGAGGATGCGTCCACGGGACGGCGGGGTGTTCGCGTCAGTCATGGGAAGGACGGGGGCTGCGAGAGGGGGAGTCGGAAAGTGAAGGTCGTACCGCGACCCGGAATGCTATCCACGGCGATTTCGCCGCGGTGCTCCTCGAGGATGCGTTTGACGACCGCCAGGCCCAGGCCGGTGCCCTGGGCCTTCGTGGTGAAGAAGGGTTCGAAGACGCGGTGGAGCAGCTCGGCGGGGATGCCCGGCCCCTGGTCCGCCACGTCGATGCGCAGTTGCTCGCGGCCCGCATGGGCCTCGCGGCGAGCCCGCACCTGCACCCGTCCGCCCTGCGGCATGGACTGAATCGCGTTGACGGCCACGTTGACCAACGCCTGGCGGATGAGCCGTCGGTCCATGGGCACGGGCGGCAGCCCCGGCTCCACCTCCGAGTCGATGTGGACGGGCCGGTCCGTTCCCCCACCCTGCACCCGCGCCGCCTCCAGCGAGTCCTGGAGCACGCGGCTCAGGTCCTCGTGTTGGAGCACCGGGTCCCTCGGACGGGTGTAGTCGAGCAGGTCCCCCACCATGCGGTTGAGACGGTCGCTCTCCTCGCCCAGGATGTCCAGCAACATGGCCGCGTCGCCCGCGGGCTCCAGGAGCCGGCGCAGCGAGGCCACCGCGTTGAAGATGACGCCCAGGGGATTGCGCACCTCGTGGGCGACAATCGCGGAGAGCTCGCCCAGCGCCGCCAGTCGCTCGCGCTTCACCATCTCCGCGCGCGTGGCGGCCAGCTCCGCGTAGCTGGCCCAGAGTGACTCGTACAGGCGCGCATTGGCGATGGAGAGCGCGAGCTGGCCACAGGTGGCCTCCGCCAGCTCCACCAGCTCCGGGCCGAACGGCCGCGCGCGGCGCGTATCGTCCACCAGCACCACGCCGATGAGCTCCTCGCGAGACGTGAGCGGCAGCGCCAGCAGCGCCTTCTCGCCGAAGCGCTGCACCAACTGCGCGTTGAAGCCCTCGCCCGCGGCCTCGACGTCCTCGACGGCCACCGGGCGCCGCTCGCGCGCGGCGCGGGCCGCCACGGTGTCGCTGCCCAACGACACAATCACCGTGCGGAAGAAGTCGCGATGCGCCGCCGACGCCGCCGCGCCCCGGAGCACCTTGGAGCTCTCGTCGTACAGCATGATGTAGCAGTTGGACACGTCCAGCAGGTGGACGAGGAAGTCCGACGCCACGTCGAGGATGCTCGAGGTCTCCAACACGCCCGACGTGGTGCGCGCCAGGTCCAGGAGCAGCCGGGTCTCCGTGAGCTGACGCGCGGACTCCGAGCGCAGCCGGCGCTGCTCCAAAAGCGTCATCAACAGCTCAGCCAGCGTCCCCAACAGCCGCACGTCCCGAGCGTCGAAGGGACGCCCGGGCGCGCGCAGCACCTGGAGCACGCCGCGCACCTCACCTCCGCGAGCCAGCCGCACCGCCGCGCCACTGCCCAGCGAGCCTCGCGAGGCGGCCCCCAGGACCGCCGCCTGCTCCGCGCTGCTCAGGTTGCCGTCCAGCGCGTCCGGCACCGAGGCGCCCATCACCCCGCCCAACCGCGCCACGTCTCCCTCCGGCCCCACCGCCTCCACCAGCCCCACGTGGGCCGACAGCTCCAACGGGCCCTTCGTGCCCTTCGACAGGTGCAGCGCCGCGGACTCCGCGAGGAGCAGCTCCGACACTCGCGACAAGAAGTCCTCGGGCGTCGGAGGAATGGGCCGCGCCACGAAGCGCGCCATCTCCGCGACGGCGCCCACTTCCCACCGGCTGCGCGTGCCGTCCGCCTGGACTCGCGCGTCCGCCAGCGCGGCCTCCACCACCTTCGCGAAGAGCGTCAGCACCGAGCCGTGACGAGGCGCCACCCATGGCCCCTCCACCCTCAGCACCTCCACCTGCGGCCCACCCACCGGCAGGTACACATGCGTGGGCGAGGCCTTGTCCGCCCCACCGAACACGGGCCGCCCGTCCGACAGCGACTCCAACCCCAGGTGCACATCCTCGGGGGACGCGCCTCCGTCGAGCGCGTTCAGGCGCACTCCGTCCCAGCGGAAGAGCCGTCCTCGGAAGCCCGCGGCCTCCAGGCCCTTGAGCGCCACGCGGCGCACCGCCTCCTCCGAGTGCGCGGAGACCAGTCCCGCGGAGGTCTCCACCAGGCGCTCCGCCATGGACAGCTCAGGGGGCTTGTCCGACAGGGGCAGCAGGTTGAGCAGCAGCGCCTTGCGCCCTCCCTCCAAGCGGACGTGAGACGCGTAGAGGGCCACCTCGCGCGTGACGCCGTTGGCCGAGGGCACCTGGTAGATTTGGGTGCTCCGGTCCAAGGGCACGCCCAACTCCAGCAGGCGATAGCGCTCGCTGAGCCGACTGCGCTCCTCCGGCTGGACGAAGTCCATGACGGGACGCCCTTCCACCCGCTCCCGGGGAAGCCCCAGGAGCTCCAGGTAGGCGTCATTCGCCGCGGACACCCGTCCGTCCACCACCGCGAGCACGGGGTTGTCGAAGGGCTCGATGAGGGCGCGCAGGGACGCCTCGCTGTATGGCTTCGTGCTCATCCGCGACGCAGCACCCGCTTCTCGCCCACCCGAAGCGTCACCTTCTCCCGGTCGAAGTACTCGGACAGCGGAATGACGAACTTGCGGCTCTGTCCCACCAGTTCCTTGAAGGCCTGGGTGCTAATCTCCTTCTTCTCGCGGAGGTGGGCAACCAGCCGCTCTCGCAACGTCGTCAGCACCGCCGTGTCGAAGCACAGCTCCTCGCTGACACGCACCACCCGCCCCTCGGACGCCAGCACCTTCAGCAGCTCGCGCAACCGGGGCACGGGAAGCTCGAGCTTCTGCGACAACTCGCCCTCCGTCGGAGGCGCCAGCCCTCCCGAGGACAGCTCCGCCGCGAGCCTCACCCGCGCCGCCTCGTCCCCCAACGACAGCGCGCGAGCACGCCCCTTCAGGCGAACGAGCTCTCTCTCCAGGTCCACCTTCCCGGCATCCACCAGCCCCTGCAACACCCGCTGGAAGACACGTGCGTCCAGCTCGGCTGACAAGCGCTGGCGCAGCTCCTCGCGGGACAGTCCCTCGCGCAAGGGCTCCCGCTCATGGAAGGCGGCCAGCAACGCGAGCGCCCGCCCTTGCAGCCCCTCCAGCACCTCGCCCGACACGTACAGCCGTCGCTCCCGGTCCACCAACTGCACCGTGCCTCGAGCGCCTTCACGCTCCAGCGTCCGCGTGAGCACCCGAGGCCCCAGCCCCGAGCGGCCGAACAGCTCCTGCTGCGTCAGGCCCCGGTAACCGGATTGCCTGAGCAACCAGGTGACCTGTCCCGCCGGGTCCGCCTCTCGCAACGGAGCCACCACCGCCAGCGCGCCCTTGCGCCGCCGAGGTGAATCAATCGCCAGCACGCGCCCTCCCGCCACCGTCGCGCCGCGCCCCGGCAAGGCCCGTGAGCCGCGCAGGATGAAGCGCTGCCCCACCAACGCCCCCACGGGGGCTTCCAACCGAAGCTGCGCCAGCGCCGTCTCACCGGGCTCCAGCCGCTCCACATCCAACAGCGCCACCATGGCCTCCACCTGCGCGGTGCCCAGGTGCAACAGCAGCTTGCGACGACGCGGCAGCGCGGACTCCGCCGAGGGCAGCAGCGTCAACTCCACGTCCAGCATGCGCGTCTCGGGCAGCTCGCCCGCACGCGTCAGCACCAGGCCCCGATGGAGCGACTCGGCCTCCACGCCCGGAAGATTGACGGCCGCGCGCTGGCCCGCCTCCACCTTCTCGACCGCGCGCCCATGCACCTGCACACCGCGCACACGCAGCGGCCCGGGCATCCCCGGCAGGAGCGACACCGAGTCCTCCACCGCGATGGAGCCGGACAACAACGTGCCCGTCACCACCGTGCCGAAGCCCTTCAGCGTGAAGACGCGGTCCACGGGCAGGAAGGTGGGCCCTTCCACGGGCCGCTTCGCCAGCGTCCCCGCGACCTTGCCGAGCGCCGCGCGCAGCGTCTCCAGCCCCTCTCCCGTCCGCGCCGAGCAGGCCACGACCTGCGCGCCTTCCAGGAACGAGCCCGCGGTGAGCGCCGCGAGGTCCGCGTCCACCAGCGCGCGCCACTCCGGCCCCAGCTCCGCGAGCAGGTCCGACTTGGTGAGGGCCACCACTCCCGCGCGCACGCCCAGCAACCGGCAGATGTCCAGGTGTTCGCGCGTCTGGGGCATGACGCCCTCGTCCGACGCCACCACCAGCACCGCCAGGTCCACGCCTCCGGCACCGGCGGCCATCGCCTTCACGAAGCGCTCGTGGCCAGGCACGTCCACCACGCCCGCCACCGAGCCGTCTTCCAACGTCAGGTGCGCGAAGCCCAGCTCCAGGGTGATGCCTCGGCGCTTCTCCTCCTGGAGCCGGTCCGTGTCGATGCCCGTCAGCGCCTTCACCAACGACGTCTTGCCGTGGTCGATGTGGCCCGCCGTCCCGACAATCATCGCATCACCGCGGCCCCGCTCACGCCCCGGCCTTGTCCGGGTCCTCGTCGAAGCGGGCGTCGCCCACGCCGGGCGCGTAGTCCCACGGGAAGACCACCAGCGAGCCCGTGGTCAGCCCCGCGAAGTGCGGCGCATACCCCTCCGGCTTCGCGACCAAGCACGCCGTCGACACCTTCTTGGCGCCCGCCTCGCGAGCCAGCGCCGTGGCCAACTCCAGCGTGTCACCGCTGGACGCCACGTCGTCGACGATGAGCACGCGCCGGCCCTTGAGCTCGCGCGGCATCTCTCCGCTCGTCTTGGGGCCACCGCGCGGACGACTCTCGTCGCCCCGGTCCCTGCTGCGGCGGCTGATGCGCACGGGGAAGAACGCGCAGCCCAGCGCCGAGGAGAGCGCGCCACCGACGAAGACTCCGCCGTGCGCCACGCCCACCACCGCCTGGGGCTCGAAGGACTGACGGATGGACTCGGCCAGGTGATGCACGGCGCGGTCGAACTCCGCCCACGTCAGCTCCCGCACGCCCGCGGAGCGCTTGCGTGACTGGTCCTTGCCCGTGGGCTGGCGCGGCACTTCCACCTGGGGTGCCAACACCATGTCGGAGGGAATGGAGACGAGTTTCTTCGCCCCCTTGCGGGCCGACGCGGACGCCGACGCCACACGGGGCTTGGAAGGAGACTTCTTGGAAGAGGTCTTCTTCGAGGAGGATTTCGCGGTGGGCTTGCGCTTGCCCTGGGCCTTTAGCCCGGGCGCTGCCCGCTTGGTCGCCACGGCGGTGAGCTCCGGCTGGGGTGCGGCCCCGTCATACCCCGAGGAGCGCGCCCTGG is part of the Myxococcus landrumus genome and encodes:
- a CDS encoding sigma-54-dependent transcriptional regulator, with translation MTDANTPPSRGRILVVDDQRNMRATTALLLRAENYTVFEAGTGDEALGHLAGGSMDLLLTDLKMEPMDGLTLLRRALEVAPRLQIIMMTAFGSIESAVEAMRLGAYDYVTKPFKESELRYRVERALERARLLRDVDNLATDFNQRHGLSALVGRSAAMRDLTARLMRVAQSDATVLIQGESGTGKELVARALHAHSRRKSRSFVPVNCAAISETLLESELFGHAKGAFTGAVKTRRGLFEEADGGTLFIDEVTETSPTFQSKLLRALQEGEVRRVGESTALRVDVRTVAATNRDIELEVREKRFRQDLYYRLNVVTLRVPPLRERLEDVPALAEHFLERANARSPNPRRLSAAAVTHLMGYDFPGNVRELENLVEQAAALAEADELLPEDFPLRQARLTPPTGGASSTATSDGPQGLVSSGSGGPTLAQVVEDAERRAIAQSLERHGVDLARVADELGVSSTTLWRKMKRLNLRPPSDVARE
- the selB gene encoding selenocysteine-specific translation elongation factor, producing MIVGTAGHIDHGKTSLVKALTGIDTDRLQEEKRRGITLELGFAHLTLEDGSVAGVVDVPGHERFVKAMAAGAGGVDLAVLVVASDEGVMPQTREHLDICRLLGVRAGVVALTKSDLLAELGPEWRALVDADLAALTAGSFLEGAQVVACSARTGEGLETLRAALGKVAGTLAKRPVEGPTFLPVDRVFTLKGFGTVVTGTLLSGSIAVEDSVSLLPGMPGPLRVRGVQVHGRAVEKVEAGQRAAVNLPGVEAESLHRGLVLTRAGELPETRMLDVELTLLPSAESALPRRRKLLLHLGTAQVEAMVALLDVERLEPGETALAQLRLEAPVGALVGQRFILRGSRALPGRGATVAGGRVLAIDSPRRRKGALAVVAPLREADPAGQVTWLLRQSGYRGLTQQELFGRSGLGPRVLTRTLEREGARGTVQLVDRERRLYVSGEVLEGLQGRALALLAAFHEREPLREGLSREELRQRLSAELDARVFQRVLQGLVDAGKVDLERELVRLKGRARALSLGDEAARVRLAAELSSGGLAPPTEGELSQKLELPVPRLRELLKVLASEGRVVRVSEELCFDTAVLTTLRERLVAHLREKKEISTQAFKELVGQSRKFVIPLSEYFDREKVTLRVGEKRVLRRG
- a CDS encoding phosphoribosyltransferase; its protein translation is MARARSSGYDGAAPQPELTAVATKRAAPGLKAQGKRKPTAKSSSKKTSSKKSPSKPRVASASASARKGAKKLVSIPSDMVLAPQVEVPRQPTGKDQSRKRSAGVRELTWAEFDRAVHHLAESIRQSFEPQAVVGVAHGGVFVGGALSSALGCAFFPVRISRRSRDRGDESRPRGGPKTSGEMPRELKGRRVLIVDDVASSGDTLELATALAREAGAKKVSTACLVAKPEGYAPHFAGLTTGSLVVFPWDYAPGVGDARFDEDPDKAGA
- a CDS encoding ATP-binding protein, whose translation is MSTKPYSEASLRALIEPFDNPVLAVVDGRVSAANDAYLELLGLPRERVEGRPVMDFVQPEERSRLSERYRLLELGVPLDRSTQIYQVPSANGVTREVALYASHVRLEGGRKALLLNLLPLSDKPPELSMAERLVETSAGLVSAHSEEAVRRVALKGLEAAGFRGRLFRWDGVRLNALDGGASPEDVHLGLESLSDGRPVFGGADKASPTHVYLPVGGPQVEVLRVEGPWVAPRHGSVLTLFAKVVEAALADARVQADGTRSRWEVGAVAEMARFVARPIPPTPEDFLSRVSELLLAESAALHLSKGTKGPLELSAHVGLVEAVGPEGDVARLGGVMGASVPDALDGNLSSAEQAAVLGAASRGSLGSGAAVRLARGGEVRGVLQVLRAPGRPFDARDVRLLGTLAELLMTLLEQRRLRSESARQLTETRLLLDLARTTSGVLETSSILDVASDFLVHLLDVSNCYIMLYDESSKVLRGAAASAAHRDFFRTVIVSLGSDTVAARAARERRPVAVEDVEAAGEGFNAQLVQRFGEKALLALPLTSREELIGVVLVDDTRRARPFGPELVELAEATCGQLALSIANARLYESLWASYAELAATRAEMVKRERLAALGELSAIVAHEVRNPLGVIFNAVASLRRLLEPAGDAAMLLDILGEESDRLNRMVGDLLDYTRPRDPVLQHEDLSRVLQDSLEAARVQGGGTDRPVHIDSEVEPGLPPVPMDRRLIRQALVNVAVNAIQSMPQGGRVQVRARREAHAGREQLRIDVADQGPGIPAELLHRVFEPFFTTKAQGTGLGLAVVKRILEEHRGEIAVDSIPGRGTTFTFRLPLSQPPSFP